Proteins co-encoded in one Candidatus Polarisedimenticolaceae bacterium genomic window:
- a CDS encoding class I SAM-dependent rRNA methyltransferase: MTAPAVTLHPRGVRRLTTRHPWIFADDVRSADGAAHGDVVRLADSQGRGLGYGFFSSRSKITLRVLTLEDALPDVTFFARRIDLALARRAALERWEARRLLFAESDGIPGFIADIYGTHLVVQATTAATERLLPSLVALLRERLPIDSALARNDASVRRLEGLGREVVPVFGTTPERVVVGEGAIRYAADPWRGQKTGAFLDQRENRLVCGTHAKGRVLDAFSYHGSFALHAARAAREVVAVDASADALARGRENARENGLTNVTFVEGNVFDDLRARADRGERFDLVLLDPPAFAKSRVDVPAARRGYKDVNLRGFRVLAPGGVLMTSSCSYHMDETEFEHVVRDAAADAGRDVVVLERRGQAADHPVRLAFPESRYLKCLVLRDAGAAP; encoded by the coding sequence ATGACGGCGCCCGCGGTCACGCTGCACCCGCGCGGTGTCCGGCGCCTCACCACCCGCCATCCCTGGATCTTCGCCGACGACGTCCGCTCGGCGGACGGCGCGGCCCACGGCGACGTCGTGCGGCTCGCCGATTCCCAGGGGCGCGGGCTCGGCTACGGGTTCTTCTCCTCGCGCTCCAAGATCACGCTACGCGTTCTCACCCTCGAGGACGCGCTCCCGGACGTGACGTTCTTCGCGCGCCGGATCGACCTCGCCTTGGCACGGCGCGCGGCGCTCGAGCGGTGGGAGGCCCGGCGCCTCCTCTTCGCGGAGAGCGACGGGATCCCGGGCTTCATCGCCGACATCTACGGGACGCACCTCGTCGTCCAGGCGACGACCGCCGCCACCGAGCGTCTCCTCCCGTCGCTGGTCGCGCTGCTCAGGGAGCGCCTCCCGATCGACTCGGCGCTCGCGCGAAACGATGCCTCGGTCCGGCGCCTCGAAGGCCTCGGTCGCGAGGTCGTGCCGGTCTTCGGCACGACGCCGGAGCGCGTCGTCGTCGGCGAGGGCGCGATCCGCTATGCGGCGGACCCCTGGCGCGGACAGAAGACGGGGGCGTTCCTCGATCAGCGCGAGAATCGTCTGGTGTGCGGAACCCACGCCAAGGGGCGGGTCCTCGATGCGTTCTCCTACCACGGCTCGTTCGCGCTCCACGCGGCCCGCGCCGCCCGGGAAGTCGTCGCGGTCGACGCGTCGGCCGACGCGCTCGCGCGGGGGCGCGAGAACGCACGGGAGAACGGCCTGACGAACGTGACCTTCGTCGAGGGGAACGTCTTCGACGACCTGCGCGCGCGCGCCGACCGCGGCGAGCGTTTCGATCTCGTGCTCCTGGACCCGCCCGCCTTCGCCAAGAGCCGCGTCGACGTGCCGGCCGCGCGTCGCGGCTACAAGGATGTCAACCTCCGCGGATTCCGCGTCCTGGCGCCGGGCGGCGTGCTCATGACCTCGTCGTGCTCGTACCACATGGACGAGACCGAGTTCGAGCACGTCGTCCGCGACGCGGCGGCGGACGCCGGACGCGACGTCGTCGTTCTCGAGCGGCGCGGCCAGGCCGCCGATCACCCCGTGCGGCTCGCGTTCCCCGAGAGCCGCTATCTCAAGTGTCTCGTGCTGCGGGACGCGGGGGCCGCACCTTGA
- a CDS encoding RimK family alpha-L-glutamate ligase — MRALILSRKPSLYSTRRLVEAFEAQGREAVVLDPLACWLACGRNDPAVYHGASARRVDDIDVVIPRVGPGAAEHGLSVVRQFGVMGVPVLNAAHAIARSRDKLRSLQFLSQHDVDIPTTVMVRSPDQMPAALRCCAGPPVVLKLPRGTQGIGVMLAETQAAVESILHTVWSLGHDLIVQEFIAESRGRDIRALVVGGRVVASMRRVAPIGEFRSNIHRGAAGTAIDLPDTYAEVAIEATRIMGLDVAGVDMLESSSGPKVVEINSSPGFEGLERATGIDVAGAIVAHAATLAAARVHA; from the coding sequence ATGCGGGCGCTCATCCTCTCGCGCAAGCCGTCGCTCTACTCGACGCGCCGCCTCGTCGAGGCGTTCGAGGCCCAGGGCCGGGAGGCGGTCGTCCTCGACCCGCTCGCGTGCTGGCTCGCGTGCGGAAGGAACGATCCGGCGGTCTACCACGGAGCCTCCGCGCGGCGGGTCGACGACATCGACGTGGTGATCCCGCGGGTCGGCCCCGGCGCCGCCGAGCACGGCCTCTCGGTCGTTCGTCAGTTCGGCGTCATGGGCGTCCCGGTTCTCAACGCCGCCCACGCGATCGCGCGCTCGCGCGACAAGCTCCGGAGCCTCCAGTTCCTCTCGCAGCACGACGTCGACATCCCCACGACGGTCATGGTGCGAAGCCCCGACCAGATGCCCGCGGCGCTCCGCTGCTGCGCGGGGCCACCGGTCGTGCTCAAGCTCCCGCGGGGGACGCAGGGGATCGGGGTCATGCTCGCCGAGACGCAGGCGGCGGTGGAGTCGATCCTCCACACCGTCTGGTCGCTCGGTCACGATCTCATCGTGCAGGAGTTCATCGCGGAATCGCGCGGGCGCGACATCCGTGCGCTCGTCGTCGGCGGACGTGTCGTCGCCTCGATGCGGCGCGTCGCCCCGATCGGCGAGTTCCGCTCGAACATCCATCGCGGGGCCGCCGGCACCGCGATCGATCTCCCCGACACGTACGCGGAGGTTGCGATCGAGGCGACGCGGATCATGGGGCTTGACGTCGCGGGGGTCGACATGCTCGAGTCGTCCTCGGGGCCGAAGGTCGTCGAGATCAACTCCTCGCCCGGGTTCGAGGGCCTCGAGCGCGCGACCGGCATCGACGTCGCGGGGGCCATCGTGGCCCATGCGGCGACGCTCGCCGCCGCCCGCGTGCACGCTTGA
- the ppdK gene encoding pyruvate, phosphate dikinase has protein sequence MEKLVYFFAQDQAEGSAKMKDLLGGKGANLAEMTAIGIPVPPGFTISTRACNLYFERGRTMPEGLEGAVAKALERLEELQGKKFGDPGDPLLVSVRSGAKFSMPGMMDTILNLGLNDAAVAGLAATSGDRRFAFDSYRRFIQMYGGVVLEIEKHAFEERLAAMKKKRRVKDDTELSAKDLEALVGEFKAIVKKRTGRAFPQEPKEQLWGAVAAVFRSWDNERARLYRRQYGIPDDLGTAVNVQCMVYGNLGDDCATGVAFTRNPATGENLFFGEYLRNAQGEDVVAGIRTPQPISKAQASGNLHTSLEEALPECYAQLLEIRAMLEAHYKDMQDIEFTIERRKLYMLQTRTGKRTGLAAMNIAFDLKEDGVIDTGTLLQRVEADMLVQLLAPVFDPKDVAAASQSGRVLGKGLPAGPGAASGVAAFTAERAVELRAKGKTVLLVRAETSPEDLAGMVAAAGILTSRGGMTSHAAVVARGMGKPCVVGAEAIHVDVAAKKLTAGKKVVREGEPISIDGTTGAVYLGALGTRPSEIQQVLVERSMKPEKSRLYGRYSQLMRWADDARRLKVRTNADTPHDAKVARAFGAEGIGLCRTEHMFFAEDRIRAVREMILADDLAGRKKALVKLLPMQRKDFVGIFTAMNGLPVTIRLLDPPLHEFLPTTAEQFRRLGREMKVPARRLEERAEHLHEVNPMLGHRGCRLGVTFPEVYEMQVRAILEAAVLCLKKKIDVRPEIMIPLVGTVKEYTEIAARVRAVAAEVEAKSKTPVAHLVGTMIEIPRACLVATSIAKEAEFFSFGTNDLTQMTYGFSRDDIGKFLPDYLERRILPFDPFQSIDQEGVGKLVALAVKDGREGRAQLKVGVCGEHGGDPASVGFFHRTGLDYVSCSPYRVPIARLAAAHAALAEKGGAGSGTA, from the coding sequence GTGGAGAAGCTCGTCTACTTCTTCGCTCAGGACCAGGCCGAAGGCTCGGCCAAGATGAAGGACCTGCTCGGCGGCAAGGGCGCGAACCTCGCCGAGATGACGGCGATCGGGATCCCGGTACCGCCGGGCTTCACGATCTCGACGCGCGCGTGCAACCTCTACTTCGAGCGCGGGCGGACGATGCCCGAGGGGCTCGAGGGCGCGGTCGCGAAGGCGCTCGAACGCCTGGAAGAGCTGCAGGGCAAGAAGTTCGGCGATCCCGGCGACCCGCTCCTCGTCTCCGTGCGCTCGGGCGCGAAGTTCTCGATGCCGGGGATGATGGACACGATCCTGAACCTCGGCTTGAACGACGCGGCGGTCGCCGGATTGGCGGCGACGTCGGGCGACCGGCGGTTCGCGTTCGACTCCTACCGCCGGTTCATCCAGATGTACGGCGGGGTCGTCCTCGAGATCGAGAAGCACGCCTTCGAGGAGCGCCTCGCCGCGATGAAGAAGAAGCGTCGCGTCAAGGACGACACCGAGCTGTCGGCGAAGGACCTCGAAGCGCTCGTCGGCGAGTTCAAGGCGATCGTCAAGAAGAGGACCGGCCGCGCGTTTCCGCAGGAGCCGAAGGAGCAGCTCTGGGGCGCCGTCGCCGCGGTCTTCCGGAGCTGGGACAACGAGCGGGCGCGCCTCTACCGCCGCCAGTACGGCATCCCCGACGACCTCGGGACGGCCGTCAACGTGCAGTGCATGGTCTACGGCAATCTCGGCGACGACTGCGCGACGGGGGTCGCGTTCACGCGCAACCCGGCGACCGGCGAGAACCTGTTCTTCGGCGAGTACCTCAGGAACGCGCAGGGGGAAGATGTCGTCGCCGGCATCCGGACGCCGCAGCCGATCTCGAAGGCGCAGGCTTCCGGGAATTTGCACACGTCGCTCGAGGAAGCCCTGCCCGAGTGCTACGCGCAGCTCCTCGAGATCCGCGCGATGCTCGAGGCGCACTACAAGGACATGCAGGACATCGAGTTCACGATCGAGCGCCGGAAGCTCTACATGCTCCAGACGCGCACGGGCAAGCGCACCGGCCTCGCGGCGATGAACATCGCGTTCGACCTCAAGGAGGATGGCGTCATCGACACGGGGACGCTGCTCCAGCGCGTCGAAGCCGACATGCTCGTCCAGCTCCTGGCCCCCGTGTTCGACCCGAAGGACGTCGCCGCCGCGTCGCAGTCGGGGCGCGTCCTCGGCAAGGGACTCCCCGCGGGGCCCGGCGCCGCATCGGGAGTCGCCGCGTTCACGGCGGAGCGCGCGGTCGAGCTGCGCGCCAAGGGGAAGACCGTGCTCCTCGTCCGCGCCGAGACGAGCCCCGAGGACCTCGCGGGCATGGTGGCGGCCGCCGGCATCCTGACGAGCCGCGGCGGGATGACCTCGCACGCGGCGGTCGTCGCGCGCGGGATGGGGAAGCCCTGCGTCGTCGGCGCCGAGGCGATCCACGTCGACGTGGCCGCGAAGAAGCTCACGGCCGGCAAGAAGGTCGTCCGCGAGGGCGAGCCGATCTCGATCGACGGGACGACCGGCGCCGTCTACCTGGGCGCTCTGGGGACGCGCCCCTCCGAGATCCAGCAGGTCCTGGTGGAGCGGTCGATGAAGCCGGAGAAGTCGCGGCTCTACGGCCGCTACTCGCAGCTCATGCGATGGGCGGACGACGCGCGGCGCCTGAAGGTCCGCACGAACGCGGACACGCCCCATGACGCGAAGGTCGCGCGCGCGTTCGGCGCCGAGGGGATCGGGCTCTGCCGGACCGAGCACATGTTCTTCGCCGAAGATCGCATCCGCGCCGTACGCGAGATGATCCTCGCCGACGATCTCGCCGGCAGGAAGAAGGCGCTCGTCAAGCTCCTCCCGATGCAGCGCAAGGACTTCGTCGGGATCTTCACGGCGATGAACGGCCTCCCGGTGACGATCCGGCTCCTCGACCCGCCGCTCCACGAGTTCCTGCCGACGACGGCGGAACAGTTCCGGCGTCTCGGGCGCGAGATGAAGGTTCCGGCGCGGCGCCTCGAGGAGAGGGCGGAGCATCTCCACGAGGTCAACCCGATGCTCGGGCACCGCGGGTGCCGTCTCGGCGTCACCTTCCCCGAGGTCTACGAGATGCAGGTGCGTGCGATCCTCGAGGCGGCGGTGCTGTGCCTCAAGAAGAAGATCGACGTGCGCCCCGAGATCATGATCCCGCTCGTCGGGACGGTGAAGGAGTACACGGAGATCGCCGCGCGGGTGCGTGCCGTCGCCGCGGAGGTCGAGGCGAAGTCGAAGACGCCGGTCGCACACCTCGTCGGGACGATGATCGAGATCCCGCGTGCGTGCCTCGTGGCGACGTCGATCGCGAAGGAGGCCGAGTTCTTCTCGTTCGGCACGAACGACCTCACGCAGATGACCTACGGGTTCTCGCGGGACGACATCGGCAAGTTCCTGCCCGACTACCTCGAGCGCCGCATCCTGCCGTTCGACCCGTTCCAGTCGATCGACCAGGAAGGCGTCGGCAAGCTCGTCGCGCTGGCCGTGAAGGACGGACGCGAGGGGCGTGCTCAGCTCAAGGTGGGCGTCTGCGGCGAGCACGGCGGCGACCCCGCTTCGGTCGGCTTCTTCCACAGGACCGGGCTCGACTACGTGTCGTGCTCGCCCTACCGCGTTCCGATCGCGCGCCTCGCGGCGGCCCACGCCGCGCTCGCCGAGAAGGGCGGCGCCGGATCCGGGACGGCGTAG
- a CDS encoding succinylglutamate desuccinylase/aspartoacylase family protein, which produces MTAARRKRLPLVVGGRDVRPGTTVEFQLKISEYYTASPVNVPVTVIRGEEDGPVVFLTAAIHGDELNGIEIVRRTMLGIGHDRIRGALVCVPVVNRFGFLNRSRYLPDRRDLNRSFPGSDRGPLASRVAATIFGSIVEPASAGLDFHTAAIGRVNLPHLRVDMRDATARRFARWFGAEIIVDGPGRRKSLRAAATSSGRACVVYEAGETAKFQPRAIRKGLAGVYNVLAGLGMLDIPRRPPRFQIVVRRADWVRAERGGIVDLRVKPGDLVYRGDTVGVISNPFGREVVSVTSHTTGVVLGTSTLPMVNPGDAVVHVARLTRTLATVERHAHVGSSGRARIRIDV; this is translated from the coding sequence TTGACCGCGGCCCGCCGGAAGCGCCTGCCGCTCGTCGTCGGCGGGCGCGACGTCCGGCCCGGCACGACGGTCGAGTTCCAGCTCAAGATCTCGGAGTACTACACGGCGAGCCCCGTCAATGTCCCCGTCACCGTGATTCGCGGCGAGGAGGACGGGCCGGTCGTCTTCTTGACCGCGGCGATCCACGGCGACGAGCTGAACGGAATCGAGATCGTCCGCCGGACGATGCTCGGGATCGGGCACGATCGCATCCGCGGCGCCCTCGTCTGCGTCCCCGTCGTCAACCGGTTCGGCTTCCTGAACCGCTCGCGCTACCTGCCCGACCGGCGCGACCTCAACCGCTCGTTCCCGGGGAGCGACCGGGGGCCGCTCGCGTCGCGGGTCGCGGCCACGATCTTCGGCTCGATCGTCGAGCCTGCGTCCGCCGGGCTCGACTTCCACACCGCTGCGATCGGCCGGGTCAACCTTCCGCATCTTCGCGTGGACATGCGTGACGCGACCGCGCGCCGCTTCGCGCGCTGGTTCGGAGCCGAGATCATCGTCGACGGCCCGGGCCGCCGGAAGAGCCTGCGGGCTGCGGCCACGTCGTCCGGCCGCGCCTGCGTGGTCTACGAGGCGGGGGAGACCGCGAAGTTCCAGCCGCGCGCGATCCGGAAGGGGCTCGCCGGGGTCTACAACGTGCTCGCGGGGCTCGGGATGCTCGACATCCCGCGCCGTCCCCCGCGGTTCCAGATCGTGGTACGTCGCGCCGACTGGGTGCGGGCGGAGCGCGGCGGGATCGTCGACCTCCGGGTGAAGCCCGGCGATCTCGTCTACCGCGGTGACACCGTCGGCGTCATCTCGAACCCGTTCGGGAGAGAGGTCGTCAGCGTCACCTCGCACACCACGGGCGTCGTCCTCGGCACGTCGACCCTGCCGATGGTCAACCCCGGCGACGCGGTCGTCCACGTCGCGCGGCTCACGCGCACGCTGGCGACGGTGGAACGGCACGCGCACGTCGGCAGCTCGGGACGCGCGCGGATCAGGATCGACGTGTGA
- a CDS encoding TraR/DksA family transcriptional regulator — translation MKAKPSKVKTAPAKAGKVMAKKVAPAKPAALKAAPKKAAAPKAPVKPVAAKASAKPVVKAGAKGAPVKPPAKVAGKIVPKIAVKVPKFGSKKEAAAPAEAPRAPIRRIPKPASVAARRKEAAHFREILLRKRQQLMHAYSISKGDSQSDLDNGTEDYVDYAVNSYAREFLLSLTELDRKQLLMVEEALNRIDRGEFGYCQQCGEEINKKRLEVQPWARHCVRCQELEEKGILPQYPTAGGEDEEFAEEPEEAAPAEEEAEAEAEVEDDALEDEPLVVDGDDSEE, via the coding sequence ATGAAAGCGAAGCCTTCGAAGGTCAAGACGGCCCCCGCCAAGGCGGGGAAGGTCATGGCGAAGAAAGTGGCACCCGCGAAACCCGCCGCCCTCAAGGCGGCTCCGAAGAAAGCGGCCGCGCCGAAGGCGCCGGTCAAGCCCGTCGCCGCGAAAGCCTCGGCGAAGCCGGTCGTGAAGGCAGGCGCCAAGGGCGCGCCGGTCAAGCCGCCGGCGAAGGTCGCCGGGAAGATCGTGCCGAAGATCGCGGTCAAGGTCCCGAAATTCGGCTCGAAGAAAGAGGCTGCCGCCCCGGCCGAGGCGCCGAGGGCCCCGATCCGCCGCATCCCGAAGCCCGCCTCCGTGGCGGCGCGTCGCAAAGAGGCGGCACACTTCCGCGAGATCCTGCTCCGGAAGCGGCAGCAGCTCATGCACGCCTACTCGATCAGCAAGGGCGATTCCCAATCGGACCTCGACAACGGCACCGAGGACTACGTCGACTACGCGGTCAACTCCTACGCGCGCGAGTTCCTCCTCTCGCTCACCGAGCTCGACCGCAAGCAGCTCCTCATGGTCGAGGAGGCGTTGAACCGGATCGACCGCGGCGAGTTCGGTTACTGCCAGCAGTGCGGCGAGGAGATCAACAAGAAGCGACTCGAGGTGCAGCCCTGGGCGCGGCACTGCGTGCGCTGCCAGGAGCTCGAGGAGAAGGGCATCCTGCCGCAGTACCCGACCGCCGGCGGCGAGGACGAGGAGTTCGCAGAGGAGCCGGAAGAGGCCGCGCCGGCCGAGGAAGAGGCCGAGGCCGAGGCGGAGGTCGAGGACGACGCGCTCGAGGACGAGCCGCTCGTCGTGGACGGCGACGACTCCGAAGAGTAG